From Malaciobacter mytili LMG 24559:
TTTGTATTGAATGTGAGAGTCTATCTAAAAAATCATCCCTACTTATACATTTTGCACCTAAAGATTGAAGATGTTCTGTGGGAGTTTGGCAATCAAGTAAAGAAAAACCTTTTTCTTTTAATCTTTGAACTAAATAATATAAAGCTACTTTTGAAGCATCACTTTTTTTAGCAAACATAGACTCACCACAAAACATATCTCCTATTGATAAGCCATATCCTCCCCCTACAAGCTCCCCATTATAGTAACTTTCAAAAGAGTGGGCATAACCTAAATTATGTAAAGTAGTATAAGCATCAATTAATTCATCTTGTAACCAAGTTCCATCTTGCTTTGGTCTATATATATTTTTACATTCAATCATTACTTGCGTAAAATTTGTATTAAATCTTATTTCAAATTTATTACTTTTTATTACTTTTAATAAAGATTTTGAAACTTTAAATTCTTCCAATTCCATAATAAGCCTAGGATTTGGACTCCACCATAAAATTGGTTCATCACTATTGTACCAAGGAAAAATTCCATTTGCATATGCAGAAATAAGTCTTGTGGGAGTTAAATCTCCTCCATAGGCTAAAATTCCTTCATCACAAGCAAACCTTGGATTAGGGAAAGTATAAACATCATCAGTTAAAGAATAAATTTCCAAAAGTCACCTTAAAAGTTTTAAAATATTATCAAATTTATCTAAATAGATATTTTATCATGGTTTCTTGTACTTTAGAAGCTTGTGCCATTGCAAACATTCCAGCTTGAACTAATATATTTAATCTACTAAATTCTGCAGCTTCTTGAGCATAATCCACATCTCTTATTACAGACTCACTTGCTTTTAAATTAGTTTTTAATGTAATCATATATCTAACAGAAGATTCTAACTGATTTTGAGTAGAACCAAATTGGGCTCTAAATGTATTTAAAGAAGTTAAAGCATTATCTAAAGTCTCTAAAGAATTAGCAGCCACATCAGCTGTTAGAGCATCTTGTGCCAAAGCTTTCAAAGAATCAAGTCCTAAACCTATAGTATTTGATTGAACTGCTTGCATAGTAATAATATTATGAGCGTTTTCACCTACTTGAAACTCTTTTTTAGTAGAAATAGCACTATCTAATTGGCCTTTTTGTAAAAGATATACTCCATTATAATTAGTTTGAGAAGCAATATTATCAAGTTGAGAAAGAAGTTTTACAATATCTTTTCTTATTGCTTCTCGTCCCTCTTGTGTAGTTGTACTTGTTCGTGCTTGAATAAGCCTTACTTTAACCATATCAATAATATTTGATTGTTCAGCCATAGCCTTATCAGCAATTTGAGTTAAAGCTATAGCAGAGTTTGCATTTTCAATGCTTTGTTGTATTCCACTTGCTTGAGTTCTTAATTTATCAGCAATTGCTAAGCCAGAAGGATCATCACTAGCACTATTAATTTTAAGTCCTGTTGATAATCTTAGTAAAGATTTTGATAGAAGTCTACTATTGTAACTATAATTTTCATATGCCATTAATGCAGAAACATTTGTAAATAGTACCATAGTAAACTCCTTAAAGTTTATTTTAAAGTAGAAATATACTCAGCTAAAGCTTCTATCTCTGAATCATTTAAAGATAAAACTTGGCTTTTCATTACACCTTTCATTACAGATCCATAAGTATCATTTTTATAACCATTTAAAGCATCAATAGTTTTTTGTTTATCCCAACCTTGAATTACTAAAGATTTTCCTAAGGCTGGTTTTTCTCCATTTTGTCCATGGCAACCCGCACATTTTAAAAATAGTTGTTTCCCTTCACTAGAAGAATCACTATTTTTCATAATATTGTCTATTGTTTCTTCAATTTTATCTGCTGATTTTTTAACTTCAGTTGTAACTTGTTTTGTTATATCGTCACTTTTATCAACTATTTGTGATGCAACAGTTGAAGCTTCAGAACTTATTTCTTTTGAAGTATCAGCTACAATTTTACCTATTTCTTTCGAAGCTTCTGTTACTTTTGTAGTAATATTAGAGCTTGATTCTTTTATTTTATTTAATAAATCTTCTTTTGCATTAGATGACTGCTCACTACTTGATAAAGAAGAAGTTGTATTAGAACTCTCTTTAGTTTTTTCTTCCAAACACCCTGTTAGAAATAAAACAGCAACAAATGAACTTATCAAAATATTTCTCATAAACTTACCTTTTAGTAAATAATTATTCATATTATCTCATATTTCTTTTAAAATAAGATTAAACTACATTTCTAAATATTAACTTAAAGCTAATACTTTTTACTTATTTATTTCATACTCAAATACGAATTTGTCATTTGTAAAATCAATTTTTACTTCACCGCCTTTTTTAAGCTTACCAAATAAAATCTCATCTGTTATTTCATCTTTTATTTTATCACTTATTACTCTATTTAAAGGTCTTGCACCCATTGCTTTATCATAACCTAAAAGTGCAAGTTGTTTTTTTGCTTTTGTACTAATAGAAATTTTAATTTTTTTATCACTTAATTGTTCTTCTAAATCTTCTATAAATTTACCTACTACTTTTACAACAATATCCATATTTAAAGAGCTAAAGCTAACAATACTATCTAATCTATTTCTAAATTCTGGTGCAAAAAATTTATTTATTGCTTTATTTTCATTTAATGTTTCATCTTTTGCAAAGCCCATTACATTTGCTTCACTAGCCCCTAAATTTGAAGTCATAATTAAAATTACATTTTGAAAATCTGCTTTATTTCCACTATTATCTGTTAATTGGGCATTATCCATAACTTGCAATAAAATTGACATTAAATCAGGATGAGCTTTTTCAATTTCATCAAGTAATAATACACAATGAGGATGCTTTCTAATAGCTTCTGTTAAAAGACCACCTTTTTCAAAACCAACATACCCAGCAGGTGCTCCAATTAGTCTTGAAACTGTATGAGCTTCCATATACTCACTCATATCAAATCTTTCAAAATGAATTCCCAATTGCAAAGATAATTCTTTAGCAACTTCTGTTTTACCAACACCTGTTGGTCCAGAGAAAAGAAAAGTTCCTATAGGTTTTTTATCAAGTCCCAATCCAGCTTTATTTCTTTTTATTGATTTAACAATTGTACAAATAGCATCATCTTGTCCAAAAACTCTTTTTTGCATATTTTTTTCTAAATTTTTTAGTAAAGTCAAATCAGATTTCGTTGCTGATTTTGGAGGAATATGTGCCATTTTAGCAATAACTTCTTCAATATCATTTTTTGTAATTACTACAGCTTTTTTTGATTTTGTTTCTATTTTTTTAGAAGCTCCAACTTCATCAATAACATCAATTGCACTATCAGGTAAAAATCTATCATTAATAAATTTTTTACTTAATTCAACAGCAAGTTCAATGGCATTTTTATTATATTTTACATTATGAAACTCTTCATATTTAGATTTTAGCCCTTCTAAAATCTCTATAGTATCTTCAATTGAAGGTTCATTTATATCTACTTTTGCAAATCTTCTACTTAAAGCCTTGTCTTTAGAAAAATCATTTCTAAATTCACTAAAAGTAGTTGCTCCAATACATCTTAATTTTCCATTTGAAAGCATTGGTTTTAAAATATTTGAAGCATCCATTGCACTTCCACCAACACTTCCAGCACCAACTATTGTATGAATTTCATCTATAAATAAAATAGCATTTTTAACTTCTGTTATCTCTTTTAAAAGTGCTTTTAATTTTTTTTCAAAATCTCCTCGATATTTTGTTCCAGCTAATAAAGAACCCATATCTAAAGAGAATAATTTTGCATCTTTTAAACTTTCAGGTACATTATTATTTGCAATTTCTAAAGCTAAACCTTCTGCAATTGCAGTTTTTCCAACACCTGGTTCACCTACTAAAATAGGATTGTTTTTCTTTCTTCTACTTAAAATTTGAATTACACGGTGTATTTCTCTTTGTCTTCCAATAACAGGATCAATTTCACCATTTTTTGCTAAGGCTACTAATTCAGTTGCATTTTTTTCTAATACATTTGAAGATTTATCTTCACTTGAAGAATCTTCTATCTCATCATTTTGATTATGAGAAATCTCTTCTAAAATATCAACTTTTTGAATTCCATGGGATTTTAATAAATATGAAGCATAAGAGTTTTCATCTTTTATAATAGCCACAAACATATCTTCAACGCCAGCATCTCTTTTTCCACTTGATTGAGTATGAGCAACCATATATTCAATAGTTTTAGTTAAAGTAATACTTTCAATAGGTTCATCTTCAATACTTTCAGGTAAAAGTGGTGTATTTTCATCTATATATTTTTTTGTTTTTTCAAAAAGATCATCACTATTTAAACCTAAATTTAAAAGAAGATTCTCTATTACCTCATCATGTAAAGTCATTAAAAAAATATGTTCTATTGTTAAATATTCATGCTTACTTGTTTTTGCATAACTTACAGCTTGTGCAAAAATACTTCTTAATTCATTGCTTATCATAACTTACTCTTCTTCCATTACAGCTTTTAAAGGAAAGCCTTTTTCTCTTGCTAATACTTTTACTTGTGCTACTTTTGTTGAAGCAATTTCATGAGTATATACTCCACATAATTCTTTACCTTTATTATGTATATTTAACATTATTTTTGTTGCTTCATCTTGACTTTTTCTAAAAACTTTTATTAAAACATCTATTACAAAATCCATTGTTGAATAATCATCATTTAATAAAAACACTTTATATTTCTTTGGTTCTTCCAATTTTATGTCATTATCCAATTCTACTTCAAATTCATTAGCCACTTCAAACCTTTTTTTGATAAAATATAAGTCTATAATATTATACCAAAAAAGAAATTACAATGATAAAAGATAAAAATTACTATTTAAATAAAAGCTTATTTATAAGTGCTACAAATACAGATGTGGGTAAAACTTATGCTTGTAAAAGATTTGCTAAAGCTTTAGCTAGTTTAGGTTTAAAAGTAGGATATTTTAAACCCTTTGAAACGGGAGTTATAAATAAACCTATAGATGGTTCAAATATGTTAGAATTGGTAAAACAGTTAAATCCTAGTTTTGATTTTAATATAAATGATGTTGTTCCTTATCAGTTTACTCTTCCTGCTGCACCCTATGTTGCCAAAAAACAAACACAAATAGATTTTGATTTTCTATTAGAAAAGAAAAAAAAGTTAATGCAAAAGTGCGATGTTCTTATAATTGAAGGGGCTGGAGGTCTTATGGTTCCCATACTAAAAGATATTTTTATTATTGATTTAATTAAAATGTTTGATGCTAAAGCTATTTTAATTACCCCTAGTAAATTAGGATGTATAAATGATACTTTACTTAGTATTCAAGCTTTAAAAGCTAAAAATATTGATTTTGAATTTTATATAAATTTATATGAAGATAAAGATAGTTTTGAAGAAGTTTCATTACCTTTTTTAAAAGATTATTTTACACAGCTTCAATATTTACAGGAAGTTTAATCTCAAAACAAGCGCCTAGGTATTTAATACCTTCGTGCTCAAAACTTCTATTTTCTACTTTAATTTCACCTTTCATATGTTTTATAATTATCTCTCTTGTCATATAAAGCCCTATTCCTGTACCTTGAGATTTATGTTTTGTTGTAAAGTATGGTTCAAAAATTTTATCAATTATCTCTTTTTTTATACCCTTCCCATTATCTTGAATATAAATATATACAAAATCATTTATAGCTTTTGTTTGAATTTTTACAATTCTTCTTTCTTCAAGATGATTTATTTTTTCTATTAATACATCTTTTGCATTTGTTAAAATATTTAAAATTGCTTGAGTTAATTCATTTTGAATACTAAACATAGTTATATCTTCTAATGAAGTTATTAATTCAATATGATTATTTTTAAATGAAGAGTTTATTATATTTATATCTTTTTTAATTGAATCTACTAAATTAAAACTCTCTTTATGTTTATTTTCAATAAAAAAGTTTCTAAAATCTTCAATAGTTTGAGATAAATATTTAGTAGTATCCACTATTGATTTTAAATCATTTTTTGTCTCTTTTTCATTATACATTTTAAAATCAATATTTAAAGAAATTCCACTTGCAATAGTGCTAATCATACTTAAAGGTTGTCTCCATTGATGGGCAATATTTTCTATCATCTCTCCCATTGCTGCCATTTTGGATTGGTTATATAAAATTTGGTCTTTTTCTCTATTTTTACAAACCTCTTCTTTTATCTTATCTTTTAACTTTTTATTAAATTCTTTTAATTCTTTTGTTTTTTCTTTTACTCTATGCTCTAAAGTTGCATTAATATTTTTAAGTGCATTTTTTTGGCTTTCTATACTATTTTTATAACTTTTAAAAATACTTTCTATTTTTTTTGAAATTAGAAAAGTTAATAAAGTTCCAAAAATTATCACCATAAAAGCAATTTTAATACTCTCTTTTATAAATTTATCTTCTTCTTGTTGCTTTGAACCTAATATGTCAAGAATAATATCTTCTAAACTTTTTAAATTTATACTTGTAATAATTATCCAATCCCACTCTTTGATAAATTTATAAGCAAATAATTTTTCATAATTTTTAGTCCAATAAAAATTTGTTTTATCAAACTCTTTATTTTCTATACTTTTATCAATATAAGAATACAACTCCTTATATAAAAAGTTTTTATCTTCTACTCCATGAATAAACTCTTTTTTAAAATTTATTGTATAAATTAAGTTATTATCTTCAAAGTTTATTGAGTTTAGTCTAGCAAGAATGTCTTGTTTTGTTAGATTATCAATATCAAGTAAATACTCTCCATAGCCTATAATCCAATTAAAAGGTTCAAATTTTTTAATATATGAGATTTTTTCAAAACTATTTAAAGTATTGATTTTTTTTAAAGAATAAGTAATAAAACCAGCTTTTTTATCTTTTAAAAGCTCTTTACATCTATTTAAAAAATCTTTATGTTCTTTATCTTCTATATTTGTAATATCTTTATTTTCATATAAAATATATGAGGGATAAATTCTTGCAAAAATTTTATCTTCTTTTATTTCTTTTAAAAAAAGATATCCATTATTATCATATTTTACTTCTTTTAAAATATGAATTAATTCCTCTTTTATTTTATCTTGTTTTATAATTCCTGCATCTTTATTATATTTATTTGAAATAATATTATAAGCTAAATCAACTCTTTTTTTAATTCTATTTTTTAAAATTTTATTATTTTTAGATTTTTTATAGTTTATATAATTGCTAATTGAAGTTAGTTTTTGAGAAAGTTTATTTTTTTCTTCTTCTATAAGTTTTTGTTTAATCTTTTCTCTATCACTTAAAAACTTTTTTTCTAAATGGCTAATTTGAGAGAAAGTTACTAAAGTAGTAACTAAAATAATAAGAATAATTGGTGTAAAAATTATTAATTTAGAAAGATTTTTTTCTAAAAACATTTCATTTTAACCACTTTTTTACAACCACAGTAAAACCTTTCTATAATAAAAAAATAATATAAATTATTATATTTAGAAAAGTTTTAAAATATCCTTAAAATAATATTTAAAATTATTATTTTAGAAAGATTTTTTTCTAAAATCATTTCATTTCAACCACTTTTTTATAGCCATAGTAAAACCTTTCTATAATAAAAAGCAAATATAAAGAAACCAAAAGAAATAATATAAGTTATTATATCAAGTGAAG
This genomic window contains:
- a CDS encoding sensor histidine kinase encodes the protein MFLEKNLSKLIIFTPIILIILVTTLVTFSQISHLEKKFLSDREKIKQKLIEEEKNKLSQKLTSISNYINYKKSKNNKILKNRIKKRVDLAYNIISNKYNKDAGIIKQDKIKEELIHILKEVKYDNNGYLFLKEIKEDKIFARIYPSYILYENKDITNIEDKEHKDFLNRCKELLKDKKAGFITYSLKKINTLNSFEKISYIKKFEPFNWIIGYGEYLLDIDNLTKQDILARLNSINFEDNNLIYTINFKKEFIHGVEDKNFLYKELYSYIDKSIENKEFDKTNFYWTKNYEKLFAYKFIKEWDWIIITSINLKSLEDIILDILGSKQQEEDKFIKESIKIAFMVIIFGTLLTFLISKKIESIFKSYKNSIESQKNALKNINATLEHRVKEKTKELKEFNKKLKDKIKEEVCKNREKDQILYNQSKMAAMGEMIENIAHQWRQPLSMISTIASGISLNIDFKMYNEKETKNDLKSIVDTTKYLSQTIEDFRNFFIENKHKESFNLVDSIKKDINIINSSFKNNHIELITSLEDITMFSIQNELTQAILNILTNAKDVLIEKINHLEERRIVKIQTKAINDFVYIYIQDNGKGIKKEIIDKIFEPYFTTKHKSQGTGIGLYMTREIIIKHMKGEIKVENRSFEHEGIKYLGACFEIKLPVNIEAV
- the clpS gene encoding ATP-dependent Clp protease adapter ClpS gives rise to the protein MANEFEVELDNDIKLEEPKKYKVFLLNDDYSTMDFVIDVLIKVFRKSQDEATKIMLNIHNKGKELCGVYTHEIASTKVAQVKVLAREKGFPLKAVMEEE
- the aat gene encoding leucyl/phenylalanyl-tRNA--protein transferase gives rise to the protein MEIYSLTDDVYTFPNPRFACDEGILAYGGDLTPTRLISAYANGIFPWYNSDEPILWWSPNPRLIMELEEFKVSKSLLKVIKSNKFEIRFNTNFTQVMIECKNIYRPKQDGTWLQDELIDAYTTLHNLGYAHSFESYYNGELVGGGYGLSIGDMFCGESMFAKKSDASKVALYYLVQRLKEKGFSLLDCQTPTEHLQSLGAKCISRDDFLDRLSHSIQNFPSFN
- the bioD gene encoding dethiobiotin synthase, translating into MIKDKNYYLNKSLFISATNTDVGKTYACKRFAKALASLGLKVGYFKPFETGVINKPIDGSNMLELVKQLNPSFDFNINDVVPYQFTLPAAPYVAKKQTQIDFDFLLEKKKKLMQKCDVLIIEGAGGLMVPILKDIFIIDLIKMFDAKAILITPSKLGCINDTLLSIQALKAKNIDFEFYINLYEDKDSFEEVSLPFLKDYFTQLQYLQEV
- a CDS encoding flagellin, whose translation is MVLFTNVSALMAYENYSYNSRLLSKSLLRLSTGLKINSASDDPSGLAIADKLRTQASGIQQSIENANSAIALTQIADKAMAEQSNIIDMVKVRLIQARTSTTTQEGREAIRKDIVKLLSQLDNIASQTNYNGVYLLQKGQLDSAISTKKEFQVGENAHNIITMQAVQSNTIGLGLDSLKALAQDALTADVAANSLETLDNALTSLNTFRAQFGSTQNQLESSVRYMITLKTNLKASESVIRDVDYAQEAAEFSRLNILVQAGMFAMAQASKVQETMIKYLFR
- the clpA gene encoding ATP-dependent Clp protease ATP-binding subunit ClpA — protein: MISNELRSIFAQAVSYAKTSKHEYLTIEHIFLMTLHDEVIENLLLNLGLNSDDLFEKTKKYIDENTPLLPESIEDEPIESITLTKTIEYMVAHTQSSGKRDAGVEDMFVAIIKDENSYASYLLKSHGIQKVDILEEISHNQNDEIEDSSSEDKSSNVLEKNATELVALAKNGEIDPVIGRQREIHRVIQILSRRKKNNPILVGEPGVGKTAIAEGLALEIANNNVPESLKDAKLFSLDMGSLLAGTKYRGDFEKKLKALLKEITEVKNAILFIDEIHTIVGAGSVGGSAMDASNILKPMLSNGKLRCIGATTFSEFRNDFSKDKALSRRFAKVDINEPSIEDTIEILEGLKSKYEEFHNVKYNKNAIELAVELSKKFINDRFLPDSAIDVIDEVGASKKIETKSKKAVVITKNDIEEVIAKMAHIPPKSATKSDLTLLKNLEKNMQKRVFGQDDAICTIVKSIKRNKAGLGLDKKPIGTFLFSGPTGVGKTEVAKELSLQLGIHFERFDMSEYMEAHTVSRLIGAPAGYVGFEKGGLLTEAIRKHPHCVLLLDEIEKAHPDLMSILLQVMDNAQLTDNSGNKADFQNVILIMTSNLGASEANVMGFAKDETLNENKAINKFFAPEFRNRLDSIVSFSSLNMDIVVKVVGKFIEDLEEQLSDKKIKISISTKAKKQLALLGYDKAMGARPLNRVISDKIKDEITDEILFGKLKKGGEVKIDFTNDKFVFEYEINK
- a CDS encoding c-type cytochrome, with product MRNILISSFVAVLFLTGCLEEKTKESSNTTSSLSSSEQSSNAKEDLLNKIKESSSNITTKVTEASKEIGKIVADTSKEISSEASTVASQIVDKSDDITKQVTTEVKKSADKIEETIDNIMKNSDSSSEGKQLFLKCAGCHGQNGEKPALGKSLVIQGWDKQKTIDALNGYKNDTYGSVMKGVMKSQVLSLNDSEIEALAEYISTLK